One window of the bacterium genome contains the following:
- the pflA gene encoding pyruvate formate lyase-activating protein, with amino-acid sequence MKNIIGRIHSIETLGTHDGPGLRCVFFLAGCNFRCTFCHNPDTWTHKGSQKMTLSDARLRLEPLLPYLRQHGGGVTVSGGEPTMQSEFVQALFKMAHAFRLNTVLDTNGSCHLEKAVKLLKQTDLVLLDIKACDPKTHQLVTGKPLAPVLAFGRLAAKTPGRLTIRRVLLPGINDSPEEMNQLAEYAVGLKYQPPIELIAYHRLGVHKWEELGIRYSLKNLKPPSQAAWKQAAKKLEMKGLTVFKG; translated from the coding sequence ATGAAAAATATCATCGGCCGGATTCATTCCATAGAGACACTGGGGACGCATGACGGTCCGGGTCTGCGTTGCGTTTTTTTTCTTGCCGGGTGCAACTTTCGATGCACTTTTTGTCACAACCCGGATACCTGGACGCATAAGGGATCACAAAAAATGACGCTGAGTGATGCCCGGCTTCGTCTTGAACCGTTATTGCCCTATTTGCGGCAACATGGCGGCGGTGTGACGGTTTCGGGTGGAGAACCGACCATGCAGTCCGAGTTTGTGCAGGCATTATTTAAAATGGCCCACGCCTTTCGATTAAACACCGTGTTGGATACCAATGGGAGTTGTCATCTGGAAAAAGCAGTGAAATTATTAAAACAAACCGATTTGGTACTATTGGATATTAAAGCTTGCGATCCGAAAACACATCAGTTGGTGACCGGCAAACCCCTGGCACCGGTTTTGGCATTCGGACGTTTGGCCGCCAAGACCCCGGGACGGCTCACCATTCGGCGTGTTTTACTTCCCGGGATCAATGATTCGCCGGAAGAGATGAATCAACTGGCTGAGTATGCAGTGGGTTTGAAATATCAACCGCCGATAGAATTAATCGCTTACCACCGTCTGGGTGTTCATAAATGGGAAGAACTTGGGATCCGGTATTCCTTGAAAAATCTCAAACCGCCTTCTCAAGCTGCATGGAAACAGGCGGCCAAGAAATTGGAGATGAAAGGATTGACTGTGTTTAAAGGGTAA